From a single Glycine soja cultivar W05 chromosome 19, ASM419377v2, whole genome shotgun sequence genomic region:
- the LOC114400531 gene encoding triosephosphate isomerase, chloroplastic-like, whose amino-acid sequence MAATSTSLASQLYIGLRRPCLKLDSFNSQSFSVFDPNLRLSLSPPRPSRAIVAMAGTGKFFVGGNWKCNGTKDSISKLVADLNSAKLEPDVDVVVAPPFLYIDQVKNSLTERIEISAQNSWVGKGGAFTGEISAEQLKDLGCKWVVLGHSERRHIIGENDEFIGKKAAYALSQGLGVIACIGELLEEREAGKTFDVCFQQLKAYADAVPSWDNIVIAYEPVWAIGTGKVATPQQAQEVHVAVRDWLKKNVPDEVASKTRIIYGGSVNGGNSAELAKQEDIDGFLVGGASLKGPEFATIVNSVTSKKVAA is encoded by the exons ATGGCGGCAACCTCAACATCACTGGCTTCTCAACTCTACATTGGCCTGCGCCGCCCATGCCTCAAGCTTGATTCTTTCAATTCTCAATCTTTCTCTGTCTTCGACCCCAATCTTCGCCTATCCCTCTCTCCTCCCAGACCCTCACGCGCCATCGTCGCCATGGCAGGCACCGGCAAG TTCTTTGTTGGCGGCAACTGGAAGTGT AACGGAACAAAAGACTCCATCAGTAAGCTTGTTGCTGACTTGAACAGTGCAAAATTGGAGCCTGATGTTG ATGTTGTTGTCGCACCTCCCTTTCTGTACATTGATCAAGTGAAAAACTCACTCACTGAGAGGATTGAAATATCTGCCCAGAATTCTTGGGTGGGAAAAGGTGGTGCTTTCACGGGAGAAATCAG CGCGGAACAACTAAAAGATCTTGGATGCAAGTGGGTTGTTCTTGGACATTCTGAGCGAAGACATATTATTGGAGAAAATGATGAG TTTATAGGAAAGAAAGCTGCCTATGCTTTGAGCCAAGGTCTTGGAGTGATTGCATGCATTGGAGAATTGTTAGAAGAAAGGGAAGCTGGAAAaacttttgatgtttgttttcaGCAATTGAAGGCTTATGCAG ATGCAGTTCCTAGCTGGGACAACATTGTTATTGCATATGAACCTGTATGGGCTATTGGAACGGGCAAAGTGGCCACTCCCCAGCAAGCTCAGGAAGTACATGTAGCTGTTCGAGATTGGCTAAAAAAGAATGTCCCTGATGAAGTTGCATCTAAAACGCGAATTATTTATGGAg GGTCTGTAAATGGAGGGAACAGTGCTGAGCTAGCAAAGCAAGAAGATATTGATGGATTTCTCGTTGGAGGTGCTTCATTAAAG GGTCCTGAGTTTGCTACCATTGTCAATTCAGTCACATCCAAGAAAGTTGCGGCTTGA
- the LOC114400786 gene encoding probable aquaporin TIP-type, giving the protein MPIRNIAVGRPEEATHPDTLKAALAEFISTFIFVFAGSGSGIAYNKLTDNGAATPAGLISASIAHAFALFVAVSVGANISGGHVNPAVTFGAFVGGNITFLRGIVYVIAQLLGSIVASLLLAFVTASTVPAFGLSAGVGVGNALVLEIVMTFGLVYTVYATAIDPKKGNLGIIAPIAIGFIVGANILLGGAFSGAAMNPAVTFGPAVVSWTWTNHWIYWAGPLIGGGIAGLVYEVVFISHTHEQLPTTDY; this is encoded by the exons ATGCCGATCAGAAACATCGCCGTCGGAAGGCCTGAAGAGGCGACTCACCCCGACACGTTGAAGGCGGCTTTGGCTGAGTTCATCTCAACCTTCATCTTCGTGTTCGCCGGCTCAGGCTCCGGCATCGCCTACAACAAGCTCACCGACAACGGCGCTGCCACCCCTGCCGGCCTCATCTCCGCCTCCATCGCCCATGCATTCGCCCTCTTCGTCGCCGTCTCCGTCGGCGCCAACATCTCCGGCGGCCACGTCAACCCCGCCGTCACCTTCGGCGCCTTCGTCGGCGGCAACATCACCTTCCTCCGCGGCATCGTCTACGTCATCGCCCAGCTCCTCGGCTCCATCGTCGCCTCCCTCCTCCTGGCCTTCGTCACCGCCTCC ACTGTTCCAGCATTCGGACTCTCCGCTGGAGTTGGAGTTGGCAACGCCTTGGTGTTGGAGATCGTGATGACCTTCGGTCTGGTGTACACGGTCTACGCAACTGCCATTGACCCCAAGAAGGGTAATTTGGGAATTATTGCTCCCATCGCCATTGGTTTCATTGTCGGCGCTAACATTTTGTTGGGTGGGGCCTTCTCTGGAGCGGCCATGAACCCCGCTGTGACATTTGGGCCTGCTGTCGTGAGCTGGACCTGGACCAACCACTGGATCTACTGGGCCGGGCCTCTCATCGGTGGTGGAATCGCTGGCCTTGTTTACGAGGTTGTCTTTATCAGCCACACCCACGAGCAGCTTCCCACCACTGACTACTAG